The Drosophila nasuta strain 15112-1781.00 chromosome 2L, ASM2355853v1, whole genome shotgun sequence genome window below encodes:
- the LOC132796860 gene encoding uncharacterized protein LOC132796860: MNSYLIFAVLLISLKSAVPASISTTNGPTEETSTGFSSRLYVKLKNGISEGDVPTNLARKMLLDMRKFNLIGEIVRAKFSNSGLLVEMGSALQANEVASASDPSCETCAYTISVTKENFFPVDNRVEITYRQN, from the exons atgaattcatatttgaTCTTTGCGGTGTTGCTGATCTCACTGAAAAGTGCAGTTC CTGCCTCAATCTCTACCACTAACGGACCTACAGAGGAAACCAGCACTGGATTCAGTTCCCGCCTGTATGTGAAGCTAAAGAATGGAATCAGCGAAGGTGACGTGCCTACTAACCTGGCTCGGAAAATGCTTTTGGATATGCGAAAATTTAATCTGATTGGCGAAATAGTGCGGGCGAAATTCTCTAATTCTGGGCTACTTGTTGAAATGGGCTCGGCTTTACAGGCCAATGAAGTGGCCTCGGCTTCGGATCCCAGTTGTGAAACTTGTGCATACACGATCTCGGTGACTAAAGAGAACTTTTTCCCAGTCGATAACCGTGTGGAAATTACCTACCgacaaaactga